From a single Streptomyces sp. NBC_00377 genomic region:
- a CDS encoding S41 family peptidase, with product MSGRDLFCQPRRFGRGAALTLVFASVLVAGAATGSLPGDPGEAGRSASGAAPSTAPAGHSGDVTRAAEEAAADGKSPMEAAERAVSRSGDRWAAVYSEGEYEEFEESLDGRYTGVGLEARRERDGRIEVTKVQPGSPAAAAGVRAGDRLRSVDGRSVNGLPVTDVISLLRGDATDAPAGTTVRLGLERGTRAWTETLRRALLSTDSVTVHRLSDDTTVITVAAFTKGVGDSVRKAVRRAPAGAGIVLDLRGNSGGLVTEAVSTASAFLDGGLVATYDVDGDQRALHAEGGGDTTSPLVALVDGGTMSAAELLTGALQDRGRAVVVGSRTFGKGSVQMPRRLPDGSVAELTVGHYRTPSGRGVDGRGITPDLEADDGALERAETVLSGLGDVS from the coding sequence ATGTCAGGCCGTGACCTGTTCTGTCAGCCCCGCCGTTTCGGCCGCGGGGCCGCCCTGACATTGGTGTTCGCGAGCGTGCTCGTCGCGGGCGCCGCCACCGGGTCGCTGCCGGGGGACCCGGGAGAAGCCGGGCGCAGCGCCTCGGGCGCCGCCCCCTCCACGGCCCCCGCCGGTCACTCCGGGGACGTGACGCGAGCCGCCGAGGAGGCCGCCGCGGACGGCAAGTCCCCCATGGAGGCCGCCGAGCGTGCCGTCAGCCGCAGCGGGGACCGCTGGGCGGCCGTCTACTCCGAGGGCGAGTACGAGGAGTTCGAGGAGTCCCTCGACGGCCGGTACACCGGCGTCGGCCTGGAGGCGCGGCGCGAGCGGGACGGCCGGATCGAGGTGACCAAGGTGCAGCCGGGCTCGCCCGCGGCCGCCGCCGGAGTCCGCGCCGGGGACCGGCTGCGCAGCGTCGACGGACGGTCCGTGAACGGGCTCCCCGTCACCGACGTCATCTCCTTACTGCGCGGTGACGCCACCGACGCGCCCGCCGGCACCACCGTCCGTCTCGGCCTGGAGCGCGGCACGCGCGCGTGGACCGAGACCCTGCGCCGGGCGCTCCTGTCCACGGACTCCGTCACCGTCCACCGGCTTTCCGACGACACCACCGTCATCACCGTGGCCGCCTTCACCAAGGGGGTCGGTGACAGCGTGCGCAAGGCCGTCCGCCGGGCCCCGGCCGGCGCCGGGATCGTCCTCGATCTGCGCGGCAACTCCGGCGGTTTGGTCACCGAGGCCGTCTCCACCGCCTCCGCCTTCCTCGACGGCGGCCTCGTCGCCACCTATGACGTCGACGGCGACCAGCGCGCCCTGCACGCCGAAGGCGGCGGCGACACCACCAGCCCCCTGGTCGCCCTCGTCGACGGCGGCACCATGAGCGCCGCCGAACTCCTCACCGGCGCCCTCCAGGACCGTGGCCGTGCGGTCGTCGTGGGCTCCCGCACCTTCGGCAAGGGCTCGGTCCAGATGCCGAGGCGGCTGCCCGACGGCTCCGTCGCCGAGCTGACCGTCGGCCACTACCGCACCCCCTCCGGCCGCGGCGTCGACGGCCGGGGCATCACCCCCGACCTGGAGGCGGACGACGGGGCGCTGGAGCGGGCCGAGACCGTGCTGAGCGGGCTCGGGGACGTGTCCTGA
- the smpB gene encoding SsrA-binding protein SmpB, giving the protein MSKGMYVPKESQPKQGGAAASGKAKDGKRKIVAQNKKARHDYAIVDVYEAGLVLTGTEVKSLRQGRASLTDGFVQIEGNEAWLHAAHIPEYSQGSWTNHSARRKRKLLLHREEIDKLAVKSEETGHTIVPLALYFKDGRAKAEIALARGKKEYDKRQTLREQQDRRETDRAIAAAKRKQRHA; this is encoded by the coding sequence ATGAGCAAGGGAATGTACGTACCGAAGGAGTCCCAGCCGAAGCAGGGCGGGGCGGCCGCGTCCGGCAAGGCCAAGGACGGCAAGCGCAAGATCGTCGCGCAGAACAAGAAGGCCCGGCACGACTACGCGATCGTCGACGTCTACGAGGCGGGTCTCGTGCTCACCGGCACCGAGGTGAAGTCGCTGCGCCAGGGCCGTGCCTCGCTGACCGACGGCTTCGTCCAGATCGAGGGGAACGAGGCGTGGCTGCACGCCGCACACATCCCCGAGTACAGCCAGGGCAGCTGGACCAACCACTCCGCGCGCCGCAAGCGCAAGCTGCTGCTGCATCGCGAGGAGATCGACAAGCTGGCGGTGAAGTCCGAGGAGACGGGCCACACGATCGTGCCCCTCGCCCTGTACTTCAAGGACGGCCGGGCGAAGGCCGAGATCGCGCTGGCGCGCGGCAAGAAGGAGTACGACAAGCGGCAGACCCTGCGCGAGCAGCAGGACCGCCGGGAGACGGACCGGGCGATCGCGGCGGCCAAGCGCAAGCAGCGGCACGCCTGA